A genomic window from Candidatus Pelagisphaera phototrophica includes:
- a CDS encoding SDR family oxidoreductase — protein sequence MSVAIITGGGSGIGKSVAIALGKAGYSVSIAGRRQEALDETVAVILDNGGSAVTIQTDITDPKGVDTLFSKTVEAFGRVDLLFNNAGMFGSAALLEELTFEDWKAVVDVNLTGAFLCTQAAFRVMKEQDPRGGRIINNGSISSQTPRPNSAPYTATKHAITGLTKSTSLDGRKYDIACGQIDIGNATTDLTAKMKKGVPQADLSIKVEPTMSVEDVANAVLYMASLPLDANVLTMTVMSTKMPFVGRG from the coding sequence ATGAGTGTAGCAATTATCACCGGCGGTGGGTCTGGAATCGGTAAAAGCGTCGCAATTGCCTTAGGCAAGGCGGGGTATTCCGTATCAATAGCGGGAAGACGGCAGGAGGCTTTAGATGAGACGGTGGCAGTCATTCTCGATAACGGAGGCAGTGCAGTTACGATCCAAACCGATATTACGGACCCGAAGGGAGTGGATACGCTCTTCTCAAAAACAGTAGAGGCATTCGGTCGAGTGGATCTGCTTTTCAATAATGCCGGTATGTTTGGATCGGCGGCCCTTCTCGAAGAATTGACTTTCGAAGATTGGAAAGCGGTGGTCGATGTGAACCTGACTGGAGCCTTTCTCTGTACGCAGGCTGCTTTTCGGGTTATGAAAGAGCAGGATCCTCGCGGTGGCAGGATCATCAACAATGGATCGATCTCTTCCCAGACTCCGAGACCGAATTCGGCGCCCTACACAGCGACCAAGCATGCCATAACTGGACTAACGAAGTCCACCTCGCTCGATGGCAGAAAATACGATATTGCCTGTGGCCAAATCGATATAGGTAACGCGACGACGGATCTGACCGCCAAGATGAAGAAAGGCGTGCCTCAAGCGGATCTTTCCATTAAGGTTGAACCCACTATGTCAGTAGAGGACGTGGCGAATGCGGTGCTCTATATGGCGAGCCTGCCGCTAGATGCGAACGTTCTCACCATGACTGTGATGAGCACGAAGATGCCCTTCGTGGGACGCGGTTAG
- a CDS encoding DUF5069 domain-containing protein, with product MSKFIPLISSSLTGPLGILHLPRLWQKVSLQATGQLHNDYPDIGAGYDSMVLGTLGIDADAFRSFVKENKPSYIECENWVAQNGDTSQPGIAKLNRQITQYHHDDTTRTEILAAAGLEDSAAIADAPNLNNLDDWTAFHQEVLSS from the coding sequence ATGAGTAAATTTATTCCTTTAATATCCTCCAGTTTGACAGGGCCACTAGGTATCTTGCACCTCCCACGCCTATGGCAGAAAGTCTCTCTTCAGGCAACCGGGCAGTTACACAACGACTATCCCGATATTGGAGCCGGATACGACAGCATGGTTTTGGGCACTCTGGGTATAGATGCAGACGCCTTCCGCTCGTTTGTGAAGGAAAACAAACCGTCCTACATCGAGTGCGAAAACTGGGTGGCCCAGAATGGCGATACTAGCCAGCCAGGAATCGCGAAGCTCAATCGCCAGATTACGCAGTATCATCATGATGATACCACGAGAACCGAAATTCTAGCCGCCGCGGGACTCGAAGATTCGGCTGCTATTGCCGATGCTCCAAACCTCAATAATTTGGATGACTGGACTGCTTTTCATCAGGAAGTTCTTTCCTCCTAG
- a CDS encoding alpha/beta hydrolase: MTSSIRNYLGEAIDFERLNGDGKYSDWIVLLGHGVTGNRNRPVIAETAHALNLAGFSTLAFSFSGNGESEGYFRDSCVSKGVKDLEAVIEAVGDKKIVYIGHSMGAAIGVLTAAQGDKIQRLVSMAGMVDTNAFVVTEFGDEIPDQGCMWEEESCPLSQAFIDDLCQTVGTVIEQSNRVSVPWLLVHGSEDDIVLPQDSVAIKERLGDHVDNIVIEGADHSFNDHRHAQVEAVANWLRTKCSK; this comes from the coding sequence ATGACTTCTTCTATTAGAAACTATCTGGGCGAAGCGATTGACTTCGAGCGCCTGAACGGAGATGGCAAATATTCCGATTGGATTGTGTTGCTGGGCCACGGTGTGACCGGCAACCGAAACCGCCCGGTGATAGCCGAAACGGCCCACGCACTCAATCTAGCCGGGTTCAGCACTCTGGCATTTTCTTTTTCGGGCAACGGCGAGTCGGAGGGGTATTTCAGGGACTCCTGTGTCTCGAAGGGTGTTAAAGATCTCGAAGCAGTGATCGAGGCAGTGGGAGACAAGAAGATTGTTTATATCGGTCACAGCATGGGCGCCGCCATTGGCGTATTGACGGCCGCCCAGGGCGATAAAATCCAACGTTTAGTTTCTATGGCCGGTATGGTGGATACCAACGCGTTCGTTGTAACCGAATTTGGCGACGAGATCCCAGATCAAGGGTGCATGTGGGAGGAAGAAAGTTGTCCACTATCACAGGCGTTTATAGACGATCTGTGCCAAACGGTTGGGACCGTGATCGAGCAATCCAATCGAGTATCGGTACCTTGGCTGCTCGTCCATGGAAGCGAGGACGATATCGTCCTTCCGCAGGATAGTGTTGCCATCAAAGAGCGATTGGGCGATCATGTAGACAACATCGTAATCGAAGGTGCCGACCACAGCTTCAACGACCACCGCCATGCACAAGTAGAAGCAGTTGCGAACTGGCTCAGAACGAAGTGCTCAAAATAA
- a CDS encoding TonB-dependent receptor plug domain-containing protein produces the protein MTTQNRLRKQIFAIKAYLLGLTVVVLTSTKAGERYELGPYIVGATRTERDASTLGISADVLLGSEVDRKMYRDLRHVLFDMKGVYSQSDEAMGSTAEVMIRGNSGSRVLTMVDGAKTNTSIFSNGRFITGASGFNLGRVEVVRGAQSTLYGSSAIGGVILLETRQGRGTPRYTFTNELGSYNSFLTAFQGQGEAGELDFSFHAASQESDNELSDNEGKMKSYSFRLDYDLSENTTVGISSRGEFTDYSNPVGDLTPPPSTRVQSDTIAVSAYVKTSRENWTQKFTASMLDEYYRQTGFIYIGDAANWSLDWQNTVDVSDSLRLVAGSTWERQEGNDNSFPESESDNWALFAQAEIEAGEGVNLVLGARHDDYDIAGSKTTWRANGAWELPTKTKLRAAIGTAFRAPNFFRLFSTSSFALGNPNLKPEESKSWEVGFDQYYKNGAIQLGATVFQNDIEDLVVYVPTTGFDGTYANRDSAENYGLEAYVSYQLKENWSANLAYTWTESSATDLSFNTTSRLPGVPRHQISLNNEFRFDEKWLVGSGVNYVIGRESFGSVDIDNYLLVRGYSRYRFSDAVSLTARVENALSEDYTVSFSSFSGRVPARGFAAFAGVEWRF, from the coding sequence ATGACAACTCAAAATAGACTTAGAAAACAAATCTTCGCGATCAAAGCATACCTTTTGGGCTTAACTGTGGTTGTTCTGACTTCAACAAAGGCGGGGGAGCGTTACGAGCTTGGTCCTTACATTGTCGGTGCGACTCGAACCGAGCGTGATGCGAGCACCTTGGGAATTAGTGCAGACGTCTTGTTAGGGAGTGAGGTTGATCGTAAGATGTACCGTGATTTGCGGCACGTTTTGTTCGACATGAAAGGGGTTTATTCGCAAAGCGATGAGGCAATGGGCTCGACAGCGGAAGTTATGATTCGAGGGAATTCGGGCTCGCGGGTACTGACAATGGTTGACGGGGCAAAAACCAACACCTCCATTTTTTCCAATGGCCGCTTCATTACTGGGGCCAGTGGCTTTAATTTGGGGCGGGTGGAAGTTGTTCGAGGAGCCCAAAGCACGCTCTATGGATCCAGTGCGATCGGTGGAGTAATCCTGCTAGAGACGAGGCAAGGTCGAGGAACGCCGCGCTACACCTTTACGAATGAGCTGGGTTCCTATAACAGCTTTCTGACTGCCTTTCAGGGACAGGGTGAGGCAGGAGAACTTGATTTTTCTTTTCATGCGGCCAGTCAAGAAAGTGACAACGAGCTCAGTGACAATGAAGGCAAGATGAAGAGCTATTCTTTCCGATTGGACTACGACTTGTCTGAAAATACCACGGTTGGCATTTCGTCGCGGGGCGAGTTTACGGATTACAGTAATCCAGTGGGCGATCTGACACCTCCTCCTTCAACACGTGTGCAAAGTGATACGATAGCGGTAAGCGCTTATGTAAAAACAAGTCGTGAAAATTGGACTCAGAAGTTTACTGCCTCTATGCTGGACGAGTATTATCGGCAAACAGGCTTCATCTACATTGGAGATGCAGCAAACTGGTCTCTCGATTGGCAGAATACTGTTGATGTATCCGATTCATTAAGACTGGTAGCAGGGTCAACTTGGGAGCGCCAGGAAGGAAACGATAATTCGTTTCCAGAAAGCGAGAGCGATAACTGGGCGCTCTTTGCCCAAGCAGAGATCGAAGCGGGCGAAGGGGTTAACCTCGTTTTGGGAGCTCGACACGATGATTATGATATCGCGGGATCGAAGACAACTTGGCGAGCGAATGGAGCCTGGGAACTTCCCACCAAAACGAAACTTCGGGCGGCTATTGGCACCGCATTTAGAGCACCCAATTTCTTTCGCCTCTTTTCCACTTCGAGTTTCGCTCTGGGTAATCCGAATTTGAAACCCGAAGAGAGTAAAAGCTGGGAAGTCGGCTTCGACCAATATTACAAAAATGGAGCAATTCAACTAGGCGCTACCGTTTTTCAGAACGATATTGAGGATCTTGTAGTGTACGTGCCTACTACAGGTTTTGATGGAACCTACGCTAATCGGGACAGTGCCGAGAATTACGGATTGGAAGCCTATGTGAGCTATCAGTTGAAAGAGAATTGGTCGGCAAATTTGGCATACACCTGGACGGAATCGAGCGCGACCGACCTAAGTTTCAATACTACGTCGCGCTTGCCCGGGGTTCCTCGGCATCAGATTAGTTTGAACAATGAATTTCGTTTTGACGAAAAGTGGCTAGTTGGGTCGGGTGTGAATTACGTAATTGGTCGCGAGAGCTTTGGAAGTGTAGATATTGATAATTATCTTCTAGTGAGAGGTTATTCTCGATATAGATTCAGCGATGCTGTTTCTCTGACTGCCCGTGTCGAAAACGCATTGAGCGAAGACTACACGGTCAGCTTTTCGAGTTTTTCTGGACGCGTGCCGGCGAGGGGGTTCGCCGCATTTGCTGGAGTTGAGTGGCGGTTCTAA
- a CDS encoding aldo/keto reductase, whose translation MEYRRMGRTGLKVSELCLGTMTFGKYTDLREAERLVDFSLNAGINFIDTADAYGAGESESYLGRVLKDRRDDIVLATKLFNPMGPGINDSGMSRVRIFKALESSLQRLKTDYIDIYYIHHVDTETPLEEMLEALNDLVRSGKVRYIACSNYEAWRLMESLWISDSRHWARFECYQPQYNLVIRDIEEELVPLCEYKGLGIVTWSPLANGFLTGKYRGKGSVLEGTRSKDNWVYNPSFFADNAEETMGVVLKIANEMNMSAAQVATRWILEQPSMTSVIVGARNCEQLRDNLGASRIRFSPEQLEQLNRVSKPKDRYPKSMECNMRDRRASAVKMPQSED comes from the coding sequence ATGGAATACAGAAGAATGGGACGAACGGGACTGAAGGTTTCCGAGCTATGTTTGGGGACAATGACGTTCGGAAAGTACACGGATCTCAGAGAGGCAGAGCGATTGGTCGATTTTTCCCTCAATGCCGGTATAAACTTTATCGACACCGCCGACGCTTATGGAGCGGGAGAATCGGAGTCTTATCTCGGGAGAGTTTTAAAGGATCGTAGGGACGATATAGTGCTCGCAACTAAGCTCTTCAATCCGATGGGCCCTGGAATTAATGATTCAGGAATGAGTCGAGTTCGTATCTTCAAGGCGCTCGAATCGAGTCTGCAAAGGCTGAAGACGGACTACATTGACATCTATTATATCCATCATGTAGATACCGAAACGCCACTTGAGGAAATGCTGGAGGCCCTTAACGATCTCGTTCGATCTGGAAAGGTTCGCTATATCGCCTGCAGCAACTATGAAGCTTGGCGTTTGATGGAATCGCTTTGGATTAGCGATAGCCGTCATTGGGCACGCTTTGAATGTTACCAGCCTCAGTACAATCTTGTAATTCGGGACATTGAGGAAGAGCTCGTGCCGCTGTGTGAGTACAAGGGTTTGGGGATTGTGACTTGGAGTCCGCTGGCTAACGGTTTTCTGACGGGTAAGTATCGAGGCAAAGGAAGCGTGCTTGAGGGCACGCGTTCGAAAGATAATTGGGTCTACAATCCCAGCTTCTTTGCGGACAATGCAGAAGAGACAATGGGCGTCGTTTTAAAGATTGCGAATGAGATGAACATGTCAGCTGCTCAAGTCGCAACTCGATGGATACTGGAGCAACCATCAATGACATCGGTCATTGTAGGGGCACGGAACTGTGAGCAGCTAAGAGACAACCTCGGAGCGAGTCGCATCCGATTCAGTCCAGAGCAACTGGAGCAATTGAACAGGGTATCAAAACCTAAAGATCGCTATCCTAAGTCCATGGAGTGTAATATGAGAGATAGGCGGGCCAGTGCAGTAAAGATGCCCCAATCAGAGGACTAA
- a CDS encoding cupin domain-containing protein, protein MNSARELIDYLSLEPHPEGGYFKRTYESALKTAVGPLDAERKLLSCIYYLLTCDSPMGYLHENRSDIVHFFQLGSPVTYTLISPEGKISRATLGPNIELGQQLQLAVPSGWWKASELTSGEFGLISEAVSPGFEYEDMRFISKLEAKRFTVTHYNALGRLCRD, encoded by the coding sequence ATGAATTCTGCGAGAGAGCTTATTGACTATCTAAGTCTAGAACCCCATCCCGAGGGCGGGTATTTCAAGCGCACCTACGAGTCAGCACTGAAAACGGCCGTGGGCCCTCTTGACGCAGAACGAAAACTGCTTAGCTGCATCTACTATCTGCTCACTTGTGATTCTCCTATGGGGTATCTCCATGAAAATCGTTCCGACATCGTTCACTTTTTCCAGTTGGGCTCTCCGGTCACATACACTCTAATTTCTCCTGAAGGAAAAATTAGTCGGGCCACCCTAGGACCCAATATCGAACTGGGACAACAACTACAGCTTGCCGTCCCTTCGGGATGGTGGAAAGCCAGTGAACTGACGTCTGGCGAATTTGGGCTCATCAGTGAAGCCGTTTCCCCGGGATTTGAATACGAAGACATGCGATTCATCTCCAAGTTGGAAGCAAAACGCTTCACGGTTACTCACTATAATGCTCTAGGGCGACTTTGCCGCGATTGA
- a CDS encoding sulfatase-like hydrolase/transferase, which produces MILCPATLFLSFTLSLLNAERPNIVILLADDAGYSDFGCYGGKAETPNIDQLAAEGLKLTDFHAAAPNCSPSRTGLLTGRYPSRVGVYSYIPEQKEGLHPMHMPSSEVTLAELLKESGYQTAHIGKWHVSVLRSTQPQPIDQGFDYSFGTTNNAIPSHLNPVNFVRNGESVGDLEGYACQIVVDDAIRWLNQKDEADPFFLYVAFHEPHEKIASPPEMVAQYSEGKKRNEYLANIQNLDDAAGRLLERLDQLGHREDTIVLVASDNGSLHDASNGGLRGQKSMLYEGGIREPGIIRWPPMIEAGKTSGATLNFVDLLPTFCSLAGVAVPQDRTLDGVDFSPLLFGNENWKRDQPLFWYFYRSIAGSSQRAQGMTGKMPAGAFRKDDWLLIGYLEHPNMPDSHAMVPSDMDFLRESTWEKFELYNLRTDRAQKKDLSNERRAFVKRMSKEMAAIHANMVQEGPYWNWEDQ; this is translated from the coding sequence ATGATATTGTGCCCGGCAACCCTCTTCCTGTCTTTTACATTATCGCTGTTGAATGCGGAGCGTCCAAATATCGTGATCCTGCTCGCTGATGATGCTGGCTACTCCGACTTTGGCTGTTACGGCGGGAAAGCGGAAACGCCAAATATCGACCAACTAGCGGCTGAAGGGCTCAAGCTCACAGATTTCCATGCGGCGGCCCCAAATTGCTCTCCGAGTCGGACTGGACTTTTGACGGGCCGCTATCCTTCACGAGTAGGTGTGTACAGCTATATTCCGGAACAGAAGGAAGGTTTGCACCCGATGCACATGCCTAGTTCGGAAGTGACGCTGGCGGAGTTATTAAAAGAATCTGGGTACCAGACCGCCCACATTGGGAAATGGCATGTCAGTGTGTTGCGCTCGACGCAGCCCCAGCCGATTGACCAAGGATTCGACTACTCGTTTGGAACAACGAATAACGCCATCCCCTCCCACTTGAATCCCGTTAATTTTGTACGTAATGGCGAATCCGTTGGAGATTTAGAAGGATATGCCTGCCAAATCGTAGTGGACGATGCGATACGATGGTTGAATCAAAAGGACGAAGCGGATCCTTTCTTTTTGTATGTCGCGTTTCACGAACCTCACGAAAAGATCGCCTCACCTCCGGAAATGGTGGCCCAATATTCGGAAGGTAAAAAGCGGAATGAGTACTTGGCTAATATCCAGAATCTGGATGACGCAGCGGGGCGCTTGCTAGAGCGACTGGACCAGCTGGGTCATCGGGAGGATACGATTGTCCTTGTCGCTTCTGACAATGGATCACTACATGATGCGAGCAATGGGGGATTGCGAGGTCAAAAGTCTATGCTGTATGAAGGGGGAATTCGAGAGCCGGGTATCATTCGTTGGCCGCCCATGATCGAAGCGGGAAAAACGAGCGGCGCGACGCTGAACTTCGTGGATCTTCTGCCAACTTTCTGTTCTCTTGCGGGAGTTGCAGTGCCGCAAGACCGTACGTTGGATGGCGTTGATTTCAGCCCCTTGCTTTTTGGCAATGAAAATTGGAAGAGAGACCAGCCACTGTTTTGGTACTTCTATCGTTCGATCGCGGGCTCCAGCCAGAGAGCACAGGGAATGACAGGCAAAATGCCAGCGGGAGCTTTCCGCAAAGACGATTGGCTGCTGATTGGATATCTCGAACATCCGAATATGCCAGATAGTCATGCCATGGTTCCCTCGGATATGGACTTCCTTCGAGAGTCCACCTGGGAAAAATTTGAACTCTACAACCTGCGGACCGATCGAGCACAGAAGAAGGATCTATCCAACGAAAGACGGGCCTTCGTCAAACGGATGTCTAAAGAGATGGCGGCAATTCACGCCAATATGGTCCAGGAAGGACCCTATTGGAATTGGGAAGACCAATAG
- a CDS encoding thioredoxin domain-containing protein codes for MHSFLSRFTITLLLVAGTAFADSPIEDLSVNEFKALVDSGEGILLDVRTPKEVAQGKIPGASVLNIYDENFERKLNFMQKDKPIYVYCRSGGRSSQAAKTMRKNGFSKVYNLLGGIGTWNKAELPLEKAKSESKKLTPSISPKDFAQTLSQSRLALIDFQTQWCAPCKQMEPVIDAIGTEFKGKAAILKIDVDANPEIADQYEVQGVPVFVLFVKGEEKWRHSGTISRKALEERINREIND; via the coding sequence ATGCATTCTTTTTTGAGCCGATTTACCATTACTCTGCTTCTCGTAGCCGGAACCGCCTTTGCGGACTCGCCAATTGAGGATCTTTCGGTGAACGAATTCAAGGCGCTCGTCGATAGCGGGGAAGGCATTTTGCTAGATGTGAGAACCCCTAAGGAAGTGGCGCAAGGAAAGATCCCGGGTGCCAGTGTACTCAACATCTACGACGAGAATTTCGAGCGAAAGCTGAATTTCATGCAGAAAGACAAACCGATCTATGTCTACTGCCGTTCCGGAGGTCGCAGCTCCCAAGCGGCTAAGACCATGAGAAAAAACGGATTTAGCAAGGTGTACAATCTCTTGGGAGGGATCGGTACATGGAACAAGGCTGAGCTTCCGCTGGAAAAGGCCAAGTCCGAATCCAAAAAGCTCACTCCATCAATCAGTCCAAAAGACTTTGCCCAAACCCTATCCCAAAGCCGCCTCGCCTTGATCGACTTTCAAACGCAATGGTGCGCCCCCTGTAAACAGATGGAACCCGTCATTGATGCTATAGGTACGGAATTCAAAGGAAAGGCAGCGATCCTTAAAATCGATGTGGACGCGAACCCCGAAATCGCGGACCAATATGAAGTTCAAGGAGTTCCAGTGTTCGTTCTCTTCGTCAAAGGCGAAGAAAAGTGGCGGCACTCAGGAACGATAAGCAGGAAAGCGCTTGAAGAGAGAATCAACCGCGAGATAAACGACTGA
- a CDS encoding ABC transporter substrate-binding protein, with the protein MGKGGDCFRQCSTHLEIALWIALTCVLGSSPVLGKPVELTYAKNFSVEYFETHKIVTVRNMWRGSANLTFNYALVPRTTAVPDLPLGMRIIRTPVQRMSILETVYLGHIKSLDLYDELVGLANVSLAHDPMALEQVKSGYTNKIQEGSSLNIETLLMLKSDLVLTSAMGNPQFDAHPQLERAKQPVVITAGYMEEHPLGRSEWLKFTAVFFDKEEEASRIFDKIAKRYNELSHIASSAGSRPTVLANAPYGGTWHVPGGRSYTARTIEDAGGDYLFSDDSSIGGLPKDFESVYHRAAEVDFWLHPGVHRDLEGLRSQDSRFARFRAFEIGSVYNNTLRSNGIGGNDIWERGVLHPEWVLEDLIAIFHPELIPNHSFRFYEKLN; encoded by the coding sequence ATGGGCAAAGGGGGGGATTGCTTTAGGCAGTGCAGCACGCATTTGGAAATCGCTCTTTGGATCGCATTGACCTGTGTTTTGGGAAGTTCCCCCGTGTTAGGGAAGCCGGTAGAGCTTACGTATGCCAAGAACTTCAGCGTCGAGTATTTTGAAACACACAAGATCGTGACGGTTAGAAATATGTGGCGTGGTTCAGCGAACTTAACGTTTAACTATGCGTTAGTTCCTCGGACAACAGCGGTCCCAGATTTACCGTTAGGAATGCGTATCATCCGGACGCCGGTTCAGAGAATGTCGATTCTAGAGACGGTATATCTAGGGCATATTAAGTCTCTAGATCTGTACGACGAACTGGTTGGGCTCGCTAACGTCAGCTTAGCCCACGACCCAATGGCTCTGGAACAAGTAAAAAGTGGGTACACCAATAAAATTCAAGAGGGTAGTTCGCTGAATATAGAGACGTTGCTTATGCTTAAATCAGATCTGGTGCTTACCAGTGCCATGGGAAATCCACAATTTGATGCTCATCCACAATTGGAAAGGGCGAAGCAGCCGGTCGTGATTACAGCAGGGTACATGGAAGAGCATCCACTGGGTCGCTCGGAGTGGCTGAAGTTTACGGCAGTTTTTTTCGACAAAGAAGAGGAGGCATCAAGAATCTTTGACAAAATAGCTAAGCGCTACAACGAGTTGAGTCACATTGCGTCGAGTGCGGGATCGCGCCCAACGGTCCTTGCGAACGCTCCCTATGGGGGAACGTGGCATGTTCCCGGTGGTCGGAGTTACACAGCTCGCACAATTGAGGATGCAGGAGGAGACTATCTGTTCTCCGACGATTCCTCGATTGGCGGTCTACCGAAGGACTTTGAAAGCGTCTACCATAGGGCAGCAGAGGTTGATTTCTGGCTTCATCCTGGAGTGCATCGTGATTTAGAGGGGCTTAGGAGCCAGGATAGCCGGTTTGCTCGATTTAGAGCGTTTGAAATCGGCAGTGTATACAACAATACGTTACGATCTAATGGAATTGGGGGCAACGACATTTGGGAACGCGGCGTACTCCATCCGGAGTGGGTCCTAGAGGACCTAATAGCGATTTTCCACCCCGAATTAATTCCGAACCACTCGTTCCGTTTCTACGAGAAGCTCAATTAG
- a CDS encoding NAD(P)-dependent oxidoreductase gives MKDKKIGFVGLGRMGANMARHLRDCGYTISGVFDIDDGIKEGLANELGATDCASLAAVTACSDIVFTVVTNDAAMDSIFFGDDNLFTDANDTLFINCATLSPDIHRKLEAEAAKVGAESLEACMASSIPQARNGGLFLMIGGKQSTFNAIKPMLYDMSKDLSFVGEAGKAAEVKALVNMVMNINTAALAEGLGLGEALGLDLEMLCKVFSQTGANSRVLETDAEDMLGRDHECYFSAEHAAKDSGIALDIAAKHGLEMPLAAATLAQYQRMIDLGLGEYDKSGVAELTFPGRKGTS, from the coding sequence ATGAAAGATAAAAAAATTGGATTTGTAGGATTAGGTCGGATGGGTGCGAACATGGCCCGCCACTTGAGAGATTGCGGATATACCATTTCCGGTGTATTCGATATTGATGACGGAATCAAAGAAGGCCTAGCCAATGAGCTTGGGGCTACTGACTGCGCGAGCCTCGCCGCTGTTACCGCTTGCTCGGATATCGTTTTTACCGTGGTCACCAATGACGCGGCCATGGACTCGATCTTCTTTGGGGACGACAATCTGTTCACCGACGCCAATGATACCCTATTTATAAACTGCGCGACGCTGTCGCCAGACATTCATCGTAAGCTCGAGGCCGAAGCGGCCAAGGTAGGAGCTGAGTCGCTGGAGGCTTGTATGGCGTCCAGTATTCCCCAAGCTCGGAACGGTGGTCTATTCCTCATGATAGGAGGGAAACAAAGCACCTTTAATGCCATAAAGCCTATGCTTTACGACATGAGCAAGGACTTGAGTTTCGTGGGCGAAGCCGGTAAAGCGGCTGAAGTTAAAGCCCTTGTCAATATGGTGATGAATATCAATACCGCTGCGCTCGCAGAGGGGCTCGGATTGGGCGAAGCACTGGGGTTAGACCTTGAGATGCTTTGTAAGGTGTTCAGTCAGACCGGTGCCAATTCACGCGTGCTGGAAACGGATGCCGAAGATATGCTGGGTCGTGATCACGAATGCTATTTTTCGGCCGAGCACGCGGCGAAGGATTCTGGAATCGCCTTGGACATTGCGGCCAAGCATGGCCTCGAAATGCCTCTGGCAGCCGCAACCTTAGCACAATACCAACGTATGATCGATCTGGGGTTGGGCGAATACGATAAGTCCGGAGTCGCAGAGCTGACATTTCCAGGTCGAAAAGGCACATCCTAG
- a CDS encoding 3-keto-disaccharide hydrolase, with product MMIERIFSLFAGVFLFTPAAFSTGSGPEWTDVAEADKTLMGDYVGQWSNAPEKSYQEINPGLCAQVINIDEGRYHLKFTQDHNLRAEIYYSGEARLRDDAIVLKDGDWNVRVTKSGLTGKGSIGGKVAEISLKRVQLGSPTMGAKPPRGSVVLFDGKNADEWEHEDGRVVTWTLLGDGAMEINPTAANKGANPPIGGGIQTKRKFKNVRYHMEFRYPVEPGKSGQGRGNSGLFFQGYEAQILNSYGLDGLWNELGALYKMSPPKVNAARPPMEWQTYDISYVAPKFENGKLKENARITVRLNGIVVQKNEELRHQTAHRQADRTLPAPDKAMPISLQDHSNRIQFRNIWVKEL from the coding sequence ATGATGATTGAACGAATTTTTTCCTTATTTGCAGGAGTTTTCCTATTCACGCCAGCTGCATTCAGTACCGGATCCGGTCCCGAGTGGACGGATGTCGCCGAAGCCGACAAAACGCTCATGGGAGATTATGTGGGTCAGTGGTCCAATGCTCCCGAAAAGAGTTATCAGGAAATCAATCCTGGTCTGTGTGCTCAGGTAATCAACATAGACGAGGGTAGATATCACCTCAAATTCACCCAGGACCACAATCTTCGCGCAGAGATCTACTACTCGGGTGAGGCGCGGCTCAGGGATGATGCAATCGTTTTGAAGGATGGGGACTGGAATGTGCGGGTCACGAAATCGGGTCTAACAGGGAAGGGCTCGATTGGAGGTAAAGTAGCCGAGATTTCCTTGAAGCGGGTCCAACTGGGGTCTCCTACGATGGGTGCGAAACCTCCAAGGGGTTCTGTTGTCCTGTTCGATGGCAAAAACGCTGATGAGTGGGAGCACGAGGATGGCCGGGTGGTTACTTGGACGCTACTAGGAGATGGAGCGATGGAGATCAATCCGACGGCGGCTAACAAAGGAGCGAACCCACCTATTGGTGGAGGAATCCAGACCAAGCGGAAATTCAAGAATGTTCGATACCACATGGAATTCCGCTACCCAGTTGAACCTGGCAAGAGTGGTCAAGGTCGAGGAAACAGTGGATTATTTTTCCAAGGATATGAGGCCCAGATTCTGAATAGCTATGGCTTGGATGGACTCTGGAACGAGTTGGGAGCCCTTTACAAAATGTCTCCCCCAAAAGTGAATGCTGCTCGGCCGCCTATGGAATGGCAGACTTACGATATCAGCTACGTAGCACCCAAATTTGAAAATGGTAAACTCAAAGAAAATGCCCGTATAACCGTGCGTCTCAACGGAATTGTGGTCCAGAAAAATGAGGAGCTTCGTCATCAAACGGCCCATCGGCAAGCTGATCGGACGTTACCCGCGCCAGACAAGGCGATGCCAATTTCACTGCAAGATCACTCCAACCGTATCCAGTTTCGCAATATCTGGGTCAAGGAGCTTTAA